From Vibrio splendidus, a single genomic window includes:
- the cydD gene encoding heme ABC transporter permease/ATP-binding protein CydD, with translation MDKKKQRSLNKWLKQQSKLAKRWLMIAISLGVLSSVFLIAQAALLASILHQLIIENVDKSELVGHFAGLALSVVGRAGCTWGREIAGYRCGEQIRVYIRQLILDKLRELGPAYIKGKPAGTWATLLLEQVEDMQDFFSRYLPQMSLSVMIPFIILVVVFPVNWAAGLIFLITAPLVPMFMALVGMKAADANRKNFKALQRLSGHFYDRLQSMTTIRLFDRTNAETEVLKGASEVFRTRTMDVLKIAFLSSAVLEFFTSISIAMTAVYFGFTYIGELNFGHYGAGITLFAGLFILILAPEFYQPLRDLGTFYHAKQQAVGAAESIVEFLETDITKVKSGNTQLDSAQGINIEATDLKVLSPEGVQLVGPISFALNTRQSTALVGPSGAGKTSLINAILGFMPYEGSLKINGIELRDLDLTSWRKTISWVGQNPLLLHGSIRDNVTLGKHDIADQVVENALEQSFASEFVNEHGLDYMISDRSGGLSVGQSQRLALARAMIQDGQFWLLDEPTASLDTRSEQLVMKGINSNIESRTALLVTHQLAPLKSVDNILVMRDGGLVEQGHYSQLSTAGGLFEEMLNANLAQQDNKGNLDA, from the coding sequence ATGGATAAGAAAAAACAACGCAGCTTGAACAAGTGGCTTAAGCAACAGAGTAAGTTAGCGAAACGCTGGCTTATGATTGCGATTAGCCTTGGCGTACTTTCAAGCGTGTTCTTAATTGCTCAAGCAGCTCTTCTCGCCTCTATTCTTCACCAGCTGATCATCGAAAATGTCGATAAATCTGAACTGGTTGGTCATTTCGCAGGCTTGGCATTATCGGTCGTTGGCCGTGCTGGCTGTACATGGGGACGTGAAATCGCAGGTTATCGCTGTGGTGAACAGATCCGTGTCTATATAAGGCAACTCATCCTTGATAAGTTACGCGAGTTAGGCCCTGCTTACATTAAAGGCAAACCTGCCGGTACGTGGGCAACGCTGTTGCTAGAACAAGTAGAAGACATGCAAGACTTCTTCTCTCGTTACCTGCCTCAGATGTCTTTGTCGGTAATGATTCCATTCATTATTTTGGTTGTGGTGTTCCCAGTAAACTGGGCAGCAGGACTGATCTTCTTGATTACTGCTCCACTGGTACCGATGTTCATGGCACTTGTGGGTATGAAAGCCGCCGATGCAAACCGTAAAAACTTCAAAGCACTGCAGCGTCTTTCTGGTCACTTTTACGACCGTTTGCAGTCCATGACGACTATCCGTCTATTTGACCGCACCAACGCTGAAACAGAGGTACTTAAAGGTGCATCTGAAGTGTTCAGAACGCGTACCATGGATGTGTTGAAAATCGCTTTCTTGTCTTCTGCGGTACTTGAGTTCTTCACGTCGATCTCTATCGCGATGACCGCGGTTTACTTTGGTTTCACCTACATTGGTGAGCTGAACTTCGGCCACTACGGTGCAGGTATTACGCTATTCGCTGGTTTGTTTATCCTTATCTTAGCGCCAGAGTTTTACCAACCTCTACGTGACTTAGGTACTTTCTACCACGCGAAGCAACAAGCGGTTGGCGCAGCCGAAAGTATTGTCGAGTTCCTAGAAACCGACATCACTAAGGTTAAATCAGGCAACACTCAACTCGATTCAGCTCAAGGCATCAATATTGAAGCTACCGACCTAAAAGTGTTAAGCCCTGAAGGTGTTCAATTAGTTGGTCCTATCTCGTTCGCACTGAACACTCGCCAATCGACTGCGTTAGTTGGCCCAAGTGGTGCGGGTAAAACAAGTTTGATCAATGCCATCCTTGGTTTCATGCCTTATGAAGGAAGCTTGAAAATCAATGGTATTGAATTGCGTGACCTCGACTTAACCTCTTGGCGTAAAACCATTAGCTGGGTTGGTCAAAACCCGTTACTACTGCACGGTAGCATTCGTGACAACGTCACTCTAGGTAAGCATGATATCGCTGACCAAGTTGTCGAGAATGCACTTGAGCAATCATTTGCTAGCGAATTTGTAAACGAGCACGGCTTGGATTACATGATTTCTGATCGCTCTGGCGGCCTGTCTGTTGGTCAATCTCAGCGTTTAGCTTTGGCTCGCGCAATGATTCAAGACGGTCAGTTCTGGTTATTAGATGAACCAACAGCCAGCCTAGATACTCGTAGCGAACAGTTAGTGATGAAAGGCATCAATAGCAACATTGAAAGCCGCACTGCCCTGCTTGTGACGCACCAACTCGCTCCTCTTAAATCAGTCGATAATATTCTGGTTATGCGCGATGGTGGTCTGGTTGAACAAGGTCATTACTCTCAGCTTTCGACTGCGGGTGGTTTGTTTGAAGAGATGCTGAACGCGAACTTAGCTCAACAAGATAATAAGGGTAATTTAGATGCGTGA
- the cydC gene encoding heme ABC transporter ATP-binding protein/permease CydC, which translates to MRDLLPYLKLYKKHWFGLSLGMLLAFATLSASIGLLTLSGWFISASAVAGLTIARETFNYMLPGGGVRGLAMSRTAGRWGERVVSHNATFKLLTDLRIFFFKKLAPLIPGRISNLRDADLLNRLVADVDAMDHVYLRLVSPVTVGVFGIFFLTLFLMWFDSSLGLILGSILLIMLLVWPILFYKLGKRNGGELTQNKADLRVTTLDWIEGYSELTLFGAEERYRNAILETQQKLMANQFVNANLTGMASAALMLFNGLTLVLMLWLAADGVGGNAPDPFIALMAFATMASFELLMPIAGAFQHLGQTLSSARRLNEVILSEPEVQFAEEKLDINKPLDITFSNVTFNYPDSERSVLNAVDLTIPATHKVAIVGQTGSGKSTLIQLLTRYWDPKKGYISIAGIELTQWNESQLRESISVVSQRVDILNGTLRDNLLIARPEATDDHLANILRDVGLEKLLENNALDSWLGDGGRQLSGGEKRRIGIARAILHDAPILLLDEPTEGLDKQTEHSIMTLFEKHFEGKTVIFITHRLIGLESMDSIVLIEQGEIVEHGSHEKLLNEAGRYFQLRQAI; encoded by the coding sequence ATGCGTGATTTACTGCCTTACCTGAAACTCTATAAAAAGCATTGGTTTGGCCTATCGCTAGGCATGCTATTGGCTTTTGCTACTCTGTCGGCTTCTATTGGCTTGTTAACGCTATCAGGCTGGTTCATTTCAGCTTCTGCGGTTGCTGGCCTTACGATTGCACGAGAAACCTTCAACTACATGCTGCCGGGCGGCGGTGTACGTGGTTTGGCAATGAGCCGTACTGCGGGTCGTTGGGGTGAACGTGTTGTCAGCCACAATGCCACATTCAAATTGTTAACTGATTTACGTATCTTCTTCTTTAAGAAGCTGGCTCCGCTGATCCCAGGTCGTATTTCGAACCTTCGTGATGCTGACCTTCTCAACCGTTTGGTTGCTGATGTAGACGCCATGGATCACGTGTACTTACGTTTAGTAAGCCCAGTGACGGTGGGTGTGTTCGGGATCTTCTTCCTGACTCTGTTCTTGATGTGGTTCGATAGCTCACTAGGTTTAATCTTAGGTTCTATCCTTCTGATCATGCTGTTGGTTTGGCCAATCTTGTTCTACAAATTGGGTAAACGTAACGGTGGTGAACTGACACAGAACAAAGCAGATCTTCGTGTAACGACGCTAGATTGGATTGAAGGCTACAGCGAACTGACCCTGTTTGGTGCTGAAGAGCGTTACCGTAATGCGATTCTAGAGACGCAACAGAAGCTGATGGCGAATCAGTTTGTGAATGCCAACCTAACCGGTATGGCGTCAGCAGCTCTGATGCTGTTCAACGGTTTGACGCTTGTTCTTATGCTTTGGCTTGCGGCTGACGGTGTAGGTGGTAATGCACCAGACCCGTTCATCGCGCTAATGGCATTCGCAACTATGGCAAGTTTTGAACTGCTGATGCCTATTGCAGGTGCGTTCCAGCATTTAGGTCAAACTCTGTCTTCTGCTCGTCGCTTGAACGAAGTGATTCTGTCAGAGCCTGAAGTTCAGTTTGCTGAAGAGAAGCTCGACATCAACAAGCCGCTGGATATTACGTTCTCAAACGTGACGTTCAACTACCCTGATTCTGAGCGCAGCGTTCTGAACGCTGTTGACCTAACGATTCCTGCGACTCACAAGGTTGCGATTGTTGGCCAAACGGGTTCGGGCAAATCGACTCTGATTCAGCTTCTGACTCGCTACTGGGATCCTAAAAAGGGCTACATCTCAATCGCGGGTATTGAACTGACGCAGTGGAACGAATCACAGCTTCGTGAATCAATCAGTGTAGTAAGCCAACGTGTCGACATTCTAAATGGTACCTTGCGTGACAACTTGTTGATTGCAAGACCAGAAGCGACCGATGATCACTTAGCCAATATCCTAAGAGATGTTGGCCTAGAAAAGCTGCTTGAGAATAACGCACTTGATAGCTGGTTAGGTGACGGTGGTCGTCAACTGTCTGGTGGTGAGAAGCGCCGTATTGGCATCGCACGTGCGATTCTTCATGATGCCCCTATCCTGCTTCTAGATGAGCCAACAGAAGGCTTAGATAAGCAAACAGAACACAGCATCATGACGCTGTTCGAGAAGCACTTTGAAGGCAAGACGGTTATCTTCATCACGCACCGTTTGATTGGTCTGGAATCGATGGATTCTATCGTTCTGATTGAACAAGGCGAGATTGTTGAGCACGGTTCTCATGAGAAGCTGTTAAACGAAGCAGGACGTTATTTCCAACTTCGTCAGGCAATCTAG
- a CDS encoding IS4 family transposase produces the protein MLEQELAMAHETIEDADNYESVVDAIQIEWIEQALLETNKASIRRRRLPAQQAVWLVIWMGLQRNMSIKEVCSSLDIALQPKPEDSWSRVAPSVLTDSRRRLDESPLAALFNTTVKAWHGDILQQDRDLELNVLAVDGTTFRCQDSPENAEEFGFISKKLKPYPQLRLVALMSTETRMIMGAAFDGCHVGETTLAKRLFNDIPAHSLTLLDRCYFSADLLLSWQESAENTHWLMPSKRKLRYEVLEKYAENDMLISMPISPQAQRQNPNLPARWEARLVLYQEPKGEIKGFITSLTDPSKYSLESLQRVYWQRWEIEEGYGEIKQTQLQSHVTLRSRFSAGVKQELWGVLLAYNLVRLEMVKIASEAGVRATRVSFTAAINLIDAQLRWLALSPDGTLPVKLKRMRESLSHFILPDKRKDRTFPRSVLFVPAKYPFRFKQ, from the coding sequence ATGCTTGAACAAGAATTAGCAATGGCACACGAGACCATTGAAGATGCCGATAATTATGAATCTGTCGTCGATGCTATTCAGATTGAGTGGATAGAACAAGCTCTTCTTGAAACAAATAAAGCGAGCATAAGACGACGCCGACTTCCCGCGCAGCAAGCTGTCTGGTTAGTTATTTGGATGGGGTTGCAACGCAACATGTCTATCAAAGAGGTATGTAGTTCATTAGACATTGCGCTTCAGCCTAAACCTGAAGATAGTTGGTCTCGTGTCGCACCTAGTGTCCTAACTGATTCACGTCGACGTCTAGATGAGAGCCCATTAGCAGCTCTATTTAACACAACGGTGAAGGCTTGGCACGGAGATATCCTTCAACAAGACAGAGACTTAGAACTTAATGTACTTGCTGTGGATGGAACAACATTTAGATGTCAAGATTCCCCAGAGAACGCTGAAGAATTTGGGTTCATCTCTAAAAAATTGAAACCTTACCCTCAACTTCGTTTAGTCGCTTTGATGTCAACAGAAACACGAATGATTATGGGGGCGGCTTTTGATGGTTGTCATGTCGGTGAAACGACCTTAGCTAAGCGCCTATTCAATGATATCCCCGCACACTCATTGACCTTACTTGATCGTTGTTATTTCTCGGCAGACCTTTTGTTGTCGTGGCAAGAGAGTGCGGAAAATACTCACTGGTTAATGCCTTCAAAACGTAAACTACGTTATGAAGTGTTGGAGAAATATGCGGAAAACGACATGCTCATTTCAATGCCTATCTCTCCTCAAGCTCAACGGCAGAATCCGAATTTACCCGCACGTTGGGAAGCCAGATTAGTCCTATATCAAGAGCCAAAAGGTGAGATAAAAGGTTTTATTACTTCACTTACAGACCCTAGCAAATACTCGCTAGAAAGCCTGCAGCGTGTTTATTGGCAACGCTGGGAGATTGAAGAGGGTTATGGTGAAATTAAACAGACTCAACTGCAAAGTCACGTCACTTTACGAAGTCGTTTTTCTGCCGGTGTGAAGCAAGAGCTTTGGGGCGTATTACTTGCCTATAACTTAGTGCGATTAGAGATGGTTAAGATAGCTTCAGAAGCCGGGGTTCGAGCGACTAGGGTAAGCTTTACTGCTGCAATTAACCTTATAGATGCTCAGTTACGTTGGTTAGCTTTAAGTCCAGACGGAACCCTACCAGTCAAACTTAAAAGGATGAGAGAAAGTCTGAGTCACTTCATTCTTCCAGATAAAAGAAAGGACCGAACGTTTCCACGTTCAGTCCTCTTTGTTCCAGCCAAATATCCGTTTAGGTTCAAGCAGTAA
- a CDS encoding methyl-accepting chemotaxis protein, producing MKLTLKQKLIGASLSAVVVMATALTWLSANQLFEQTRNGVYLRAESVSEAASEGIKNWIDIRTDIASAFNDFSREDDVVPFLKQARVAGGFDDIFLGTPEGGMYRSHPERNRAGYDPRQRPWYQEANAAGKQIITTAYQDAITKALLVTIAEPVRHNGKLVGVVGADVLIDQLVNDVISLDVGDNAYAMLIDASDGTFLAHPDSALSLKPVSQLSNDISMPIIENAVRTGSIEIIKERGAEKLLYFTKVPNTNWIFAVQMDKATEEANHSTLLTQLITTAVIITLIVIVLVSWLVSFLFRDLNRVSAALEEIASGEGDLTQRLEPKSDDEIGKLAENFNRFVGNMHTMVIKLSEVSAALGNQARQTASQAEERSARIQMQQDEINMVATAVNEMAAATQEIAGNADHTAQNSSEAVGACEHGTGQVTQTQSSIQNLAQEVQIATNVILELEEHGNSINAILSNIQGIAEQTNLLALNAAIEAARAGEQGRGFAVVADEVRVLSQRTHGSTQEIQQTIELLQGTTGKAVSIMNDSRSLAETSVDDANSAAASLTQIHAAVERISDMATQIASAAEEQASVTSEITRNTEGIRDVSNELADEAHQAAEQAAQLSELSHELESEISRFKL from the coding sequence ATGAAACTAACACTAAAGCAGAAGTTGATAGGTGCTAGCCTATCTGCTGTTGTCGTTATGGCTACAGCGTTGACTTGGTTGTCAGCAAACCAATTATTTGAACAGACTCGTAATGGCGTATACCTACGAGCTGAAAGCGTATCAGAAGCAGCATCTGAAGGTATTAAAAACTGGATTGATATCCGTACCGATATCGCATCAGCATTTAATGACTTTTCACGAGAGGATGATGTTGTTCCTTTCCTTAAGCAAGCTCGTGTAGCGGGTGGCTTTGACGATATCTTTTTAGGTACTCCAGAAGGCGGAATGTACCGTTCACATCCTGAACGTAATCGCGCCGGTTACGATCCTCGTCAACGTCCTTGGTACCAAGAAGCAAACGCTGCAGGTAAGCAAATCATCACAACGGCTTACCAAGATGCGATCACTAAAGCATTGCTAGTAACAATTGCCGAGCCTGTGCGTCATAACGGCAAACTTGTTGGTGTAGTGGGTGCAGACGTACTTATCGACCAACTAGTGAACGATGTAATCAGCCTTGATGTTGGTGACAATGCTTACGCAATGCTAATTGATGCCTCTGACGGCACATTCCTCGCACACCCAGATTCAGCACTGAGCCTGAAGCCGGTAAGCCAGCTTTCAAACGACATCTCTATGCCAATTATCGAGAACGCAGTGCGTACGGGTAGCATCGAGATCATCAAAGAACGTGGCGCTGAGAAGCTGCTTTACTTCACGAAGGTGCCTAACACTAACTGGATCTTCGCGGTTCAGATGGACAAAGCAACAGAAGAAGCGAACCACTCAACACTACTTACTCAGTTGATCACAACGGCGGTCATTATTACGTTAATCGTAATCGTATTAGTGTCTTGGTTAGTGAGCTTCCTATTCCGTGATTTGAACCGTGTTTCAGCGGCACTTGAAGAAATTGCTTCAGGTGAGGGCGACCTTACTCAACGTCTTGAGCCTAAGAGCGATGACGAAATTGGTAAGCTTGCTGAAAACTTCAACCGTTTTGTAGGCAACATGCACACCATGGTGATCAAGCTAAGCGAAGTATCTGCTGCGCTAGGCAACCAAGCACGTCAAACGGCTTCTCAAGCTGAAGAACGTAGTGCTCGTATCCAAATGCAACAAGACGAAATCAACATGGTAGCAACAGCCGTTAACGAAATGGCTGCAGCAACACAAGAGATCGCGGGTAACGCTGACCACACTGCACAGAACTCATCTGAAGCGGTTGGCGCTTGTGAGCACGGTACTGGTCAAGTGACACAGACTCAAAGCTCTATCCAAAACCTTGCTCAAGAAGTTCAAATCGCAACTAACGTTATCCTAGAACTTGAAGAGCACGGCAACAGCATCAACGCTATCTTGTCTAACATTCAAGGTATTGCAGAACAAACGAACCTACTTGCACTTAACGCGGCTATTGAAGCAGCACGTGCCGGTGAACAAGGTCGTGGTTTCGCGGTTGTAGCGGATGAAGTTCGAGTTCTGAGCCAACGTACACACGGTTCAACGCAAGAGATTCAACAAACTATTGAGTTGCTACAAGGTACAACAGGCAAAGCGGTTAGCATCATGAACGATAGCCGTAGTCTTGCTGAAACCAGTGTTGATGACGCGAACTCAGCGGCTGCAAGCTTAACGCAAATCCATGCTGCTGTTGAACGCATTAGTGACATGGCGACACAGATTGCTTCTGCTGCAGAAGAGCAAGCATCAGTAACGTCTGAGATTACTCGTAACACTGAGGGAATCCGTGACGTATCTAACGAGCTAGCAGACGAAGCACACCAAGCTGCAGAGCAAGCCGCTCAACTTTCTGAGCTGTCTCACGAGCTAGAAAGCGAAATTAGCCGCTTCAAGCTGTAA
- a CDS encoding BCCT family transporter produces the protein MTKGIDKYSIDSTDYTVGQDNVQKWGFDVHNPVFGISAGLIALFLIGILITDTASAKAALDGVKGQIINSFDWLFIWSGNVFVVFCLGLIVSPYGKIRLGGVDATADYSFMSWLSMLFAAGMGIGLMFWSVAEPAAYFTGWFETPLGVEPNTPEAAKLALGATMYHWGLHPWAIYGVVALSLAFFSYNKGLPLSIRSIFYPILGDRAWGWAGHIVDILAVLATLFGLATSLGLGAQQAASGIQHVFGIEAGLGLQVVVITVVTLLAVVSVLRGIDGGVKVISNINMLVAFLLLILVALIGYAVSLGSIPTTFMAYVENIIPLSNPHGREDEAWMHGWTVFYWAWWISWSPFVGMFIARVSKGRTVREFITAVLIVPTTVTIIWMSVFGGMAIDQIVNNVGILGQDGLTDVSLAMFQMFDALPFGTLLSIIAVILVLVFFITSSDSGSLVIDSITAGGKVDTPVPQRVFWAFLEGAIAVALLWVGGTEAVQALQAGAISTALPFTIILLLMCVSLLMGMRTEKR, from the coding sequence ATGACTAAAGGTATAGATAAATACAGTATCGACAGTACGGATTACACTGTCGGTCAAGATAACGTCCAAAAATGGGGTTTTGATGTTCATAACCCAGTATTTGGTATCAGTGCAGGACTTATTGCTTTGTTCCTGATCGGCATTCTGATTACAGATACCGCTTCAGCAAAGGCAGCACTAGATGGCGTTAAAGGCCAGATCATCAATTCGTTTGATTGGCTTTTCATCTGGTCGGGTAATGTTTTCGTTGTTTTCTGCTTAGGCTTAATTGTTTCTCCGTATGGTAAAATCCGCCTTGGTGGTGTTGATGCGACGGCAGATTACTCATTCATGTCTTGGCTATCGATGTTGTTTGCCGCAGGTATGGGTATCGGCCTAATGTTCTGGAGTGTGGCGGAACCCGCTGCTTACTTCACGGGTTGGTTTGAAACCCCGTTAGGTGTTGAACCAAACACACCAGAAGCTGCTAAGTTGGCGCTAGGTGCAACCATGTATCACTGGGGTCTACACCCTTGGGCGATTTATGGCGTAGTAGCACTGTCACTTGCGTTTTTCTCTTACAACAAGGGATTGCCTCTTTCTATTCGTTCTATTTTCTACCCAATCTTGGGTGATAGAGCGTGGGGGTGGGCTGGTCACATTGTTGATATTCTGGCGGTTCTTGCAACGCTGTTTGGTTTGGCGACGTCGCTGGGCTTAGGTGCACAACAAGCAGCAAGTGGTATTCAACATGTCTTCGGAATCGAGGCTGGCTTAGGGTTACAAGTTGTTGTTATTACCGTAGTAACGTTATTAGCGGTCGTGTCAGTGCTTCGCGGTATTGATGGCGGCGTTAAAGTTATCAGTAACATCAACATGTTGGTTGCTTTCCTACTGCTTATCTTAGTGGCTCTAATCGGCTATGCGGTGAGTTTAGGTTCTATCCCAACAACCTTTATGGCATACGTTGAAAACATCATTCCTTTGAGTAACCCTCATGGTCGTGAAGATGAAGCGTGGATGCACGGCTGGACGGTATTCTACTGGGCTTGGTGGATTTCATGGTCACCATTCGTAGGTATGTTTATCGCGCGTGTTTCTAAAGGTCGTACGGTTCGTGAGTTCATCACAGCTGTTCTGATTGTTCCAACGACTGTTACTATCATTTGGATGTCAGTATTTGGTGGCATGGCGATTGACCAAATCGTGAATAACGTGGGTATCCTTGGTCAAGATGGTTTGACTGATGTATCACTGGCAATGTTCCAAATGTTTGATGCTCTACCGTTCGGTACGCTGCTATCAATCATTGCGGTTATCTTAGTTCTAGTATTCTTCATTACATCGTCTGACTCAGGCTCTCTAGTAATCGACAGCATCACCGCAGGTGGTAAAGTTGATACGCCTGTACCTCAACGTGTGTTCTGGGCGTTCCTTGAAGGTGCGATTGCAGTCGCTCTATTGTGGGTTGGCGGTACAGAAGCAGTACAGGCTCTACAAGCGGGCGCAATATCGACGGCATTGCCATTCACCATCATTCTATTATTGATGTGTGTGAGCTTGCTAATGGGTATGCGTACAGAAAAACGCTAA
- a CDS encoding BCCT family transporter translates to MEPVKDRYSIENTDYTVGQDNVQKWGFDVHNPVFGISAGAIIIFLVALLIADPETAKSALDGIKWKVIGNFDGFFMWAANIFVIFCFALIVSPYGKIRIGGNDAKAEHSNLSWMSMLFAAGMGIGLMFWGVAEPVAYFTGWYETPLGVEAYSPEAAKLALGATIYNWGLHGWSIYAVVALALAFFTFNKGLPLSIRSIFYPLLGDRTWGWFGHIVDIVAVLATLFGLATSLGLGAQQATSGINHVFGTDGGIGMQLIVIAVVTFLATMSVVRGINGGVKVLSNINMLVALGLLIFVTIAGGMAGIKAIPTALMGYIENFIPLSNPHGRDDETWMQGWTVFYWAWWMSWSPFVGMFIARISKGRTIREFIVAVLFIPTTVIIIWMAIFGGIAIDQVANKVGEIGVNGLQDITLSLFHTYDALPMSSVLSVVSIGLIMVFFITSSDSGSLVIDSITSGGKVDAPVPQRVFWALMGGAIAAVLLWVGGTESIQALQAGTVSMALPFAFILLLMCLSLLLGLRTENQLVKQQNALS, encoded by the coding sequence ATGGAGCCTGTAAAAGATAGGTATAGTATTGAAAATACCGATTATACAGTAGGACAAGATAACGTTCAGAAATGGGGTTTTGACGTCCATAACCCAGTATTTGGAATCAGTGCAGGAGCGATTATCATCTTCCTGGTTGCACTTTTGATCGCTGATCCTGAAACCGCAAAATCAGCACTTGATGGAATTAAATGGAAAGTCATCGGTAACTTCGATGGTTTCTTCATGTGGGCAGCCAACATCTTTGTTATTTTCTGTTTTGCCCTCATTGTCTCTCCGTATGGCAAGATACGTATTGGTGGCAATGATGCCAAAGCAGAGCACTCCAACCTATCTTGGATGTCGATGTTATTCGCCGCAGGAATGGGTATTGGTTTGATGTTCTGGGGTGTTGCTGAGCCAGTAGCTTACTTCACGGGCTGGTATGAAACGCCACTCGGTGTTGAAGCTTATTCTCCTGAAGCAGCTAAGTTGGCGCTTGGCGCAACTATTTATAACTGGGGTTTACACGGTTGGTCTATTTACGCCGTTGTTGCTCTAGCCCTCGCTTTTTTCACTTTCAATAAAGGCTTACCGCTTTCTATTCGATCAATCTTTTACCCGCTACTCGGTGACAGAACTTGGGGTTGGTTTGGACATATCGTTGATATCGTCGCGGTACTGGCTACGCTATTTGGCCTTGCAACATCGCTTGGCCTAGGCGCACAGCAAGCAACCAGTGGTATTAACCATGTGTTTGGTACCGATGGTGGTATTGGCATGCAGCTCATTGTTATCGCAGTGGTCACTTTCTTAGCAACAATGTCAGTGGTTCGCGGTATTAACGGTGGCGTGAAGGTTTTAAGTAACATCAACATGTTGGTTGCTTTGGGCTTGCTTATCTTCGTAACGATCGCTGGTGGTATGGCGGGTATTAAAGCAATCCCAACCGCGCTAATGGGCTACATTGAAAACTTTATTCCTCTAAGTAATCCTCATGGTCGTGATGATGAAACTTGGATGCAGGGTTGGACGGTATTCTATTGGGCTTGGTGGATGTCTTGGTCACCATTCGTAGGCATGTTCATCGCGCGTATCTCTAAAGGTCGTACTATTCGTGAATTCATCGTCGCTGTATTGTTCATCCCAACGACAGTAATCATCATCTGGATGGCTATTTTCGGTGGTATCGCGATTGATCAAGTGGCGAACAAGGTGGGTGAGATAGGCGTGAATGGTTTGCAAGATATTACGCTTTCTCTATTCCACACTTATGATGCGCTGCCAATGAGTTCTGTGCTTTCTGTAGTATCGATTGGTTTGATTATGGTGTTCTTCATCACCTCGTCAGATTCAGGCTCATTAGTTATCGACAGCATTACTTCTGGCGGTAAAGTTGATGCCCCTGTTCCTCAACGTGTATTTTGGGCGTTGATGGGCGGTGCGATTGCAGCTGTTCTATTGTGGGTTGGCGGTACGGAATCCATTCAAGCACTGCAAGCTGGAACGGTATCAATGGCGCTACCATTTGCGTTCATATTATTGCTTATGTGCCTAAGCTTATTGCTAGGTTTGCGTACCGAAAATCAATTGGTTAAGCAGCAAAATGCTTTGAGTTAA
- a CDS encoding response regulator transcription factor, with product MSEVIRVVIADDHQVVLDGFMARLELEPDICVIGTASNGLEAVEIVKTLRPDVVLMDISMPIMNGIDATHLIKEEDPDAKVLMLTMHNNREYIMKVMQSGAVGYMLKEISAEKMVQAIKTVNQGSTYFCEKVTQNLFTQPITPTQSVKNPLSRREEAVLKLVAKGESSKEVAKALNISYRTVETHRQNIKHKLDIHSTAELAKYAVNSGLVE from the coding sequence ATGAGTGAAGTTATTCGAGTTGTGATCGCTGACGATCACCAAGTGGTATTGGATGGCTTTATGGCGAGATTGGAACTCGAGCCAGATATTTGTGTGATAGGTACCGCCAGTAATGGATTAGAAGCGGTAGAAATAGTTAAAACTCTGCGTCCTGATGTGGTGTTGATGGATATCAGCATGCCTATAATGAATGGCATTGACGCCACCCACCTGATTAAAGAAGAAGACCCTGATGCCAAGGTGTTGATGCTGACCATGCATAACAACCGTGAATACATCATGAAAGTGATGCAGTCGGGTGCCGTCGGCTATATGTTGAAAGAGATTTCCGCGGAAAAGATGGTACAGGCGATTAAAACGGTGAACCAAGGTTCGACCTATTTCTGTGAAAAAGTAACACAGAATTTGTTCACACAGCCTATTACTCCCACGCAATCTGTAAAGAATCCATTGAGCAGGCGTGAAGAAGCAGTGTTGAAATTGGTGGCGAAAGGGGAGAGCAGTAAAGAGGTCGCAAAGGCGCTGAATATCAGTTATCGAACCGTCGAAACTCATAGACAAAACATTAAGCATAAGCTGGATATTCACTCTACGGCAGAGCTAGCTAAATATGCTGTTAATTCTGGGCTTGTGGAGTGA